One genomic segment of Ancylobacter sp. IITR112 includes these proteins:
- the flgI gene encoding flagellar basal body P-ring protein FlgI, with product MCRSMTGWTRRLRAGRGLCALLLLLAFAPAGEAATRIKDITSVQGVRDNQLIGYGLVIGLQGTGDTLRNSPFTEQAMQSMLDRLGISTRGVPLRSRNVAAVAVTANLPSFAGVGGRIDVNVASLGDATSLKGGTLLITPLNSADGQTYAVAQGQLAVTGYVAAGEAESVTQGVPTAARIPNGALVEKPAPGELADLPHFVLELNNPDFSTAARVADAINARFGTQVTDNGKIGGPVRPTAMARDQRSVVVQRPPRIGAARFLAMVGDLAVQTDAPARVVIDQRSGTVVIGRNVKISTVAVTQGNLTVRVTETPQVSQPAPFSYGETVVVPNTEVQVEQDGGYLSVVRGPDLDTLVQGLNRMGMRPTDIISVLQAIKTAGALQAELVIQ from the coding sequence ATGTGCCGTTCCATGACCGGCTGGACACGGCGCCTGCGGGCCGGGCGCGGGCTCTGCGCGCTCCTGCTGCTGCTGGCATTCGCGCCGGCGGGCGAGGCGGCGACCCGCATCAAGGACATCACCAGCGTGCAGGGAGTGCGCGACAACCAGCTCATCGGCTATGGCCTCGTCATCGGACTGCAGGGCACGGGCGACACGCTGCGCAACTCGCCCTTCACCGAGCAGGCGATGCAGTCCATGCTCGACCGGCTGGGCATCAGCACGCGCGGCGTGCCGCTGCGCTCGCGCAATGTCGCGGCGGTGGCGGTGACCGCCAATCTGCCCTCCTTCGCCGGGGTCGGCGGACGGATCGACGTGAATGTCGCCTCGCTCGGCGACGCGACCTCGCTCAAGGGCGGCACGCTGCTGATCACGCCGCTGAACAGCGCCGACGGCCAGACCTATGCGGTGGCGCAGGGCCAGCTCGCCGTCACCGGCTATGTCGCCGCCGGCGAGGCGGAAAGCGTGACCCAGGGCGTGCCCACCGCCGCGCGCATCCCCAATGGCGCGCTGGTGGAAAAGCCGGCGCCGGGGGAACTGGCCGACCTGCCGCACTTCGTGCTGGAACTGAACAATCCCGATTTCTCCACCGCCGCGCGTGTGGCCGACGCCATCAATGCGCGCTTCGGCACCCAGGTGACGGACAATGGCAAGATCGGCGGCCCGGTCCGCCCGACCGCGATGGCGCGCGACCAGCGCTCCGTGGTGGTGCAGCGGCCGCCGCGCATCGGTGCCGCCCGATTCCTCGCCATGGTCGGCGATCTCGCGGTGCAGACGGACGCGCCCGCCCGCGTCGTCATCGACCAGCGCTCCGGCACGGTGGTGATCGGGCGCAACGTGAAGATCTCCACCGTCGCCGTCACCCAGGGAAATCTCACCGTCCGCGTCACCGAGACGCCGCAGGTCTCGCAGCCCGCGCCCTTCTCCTATGGCGAGACGGTGGTGGTGCCGAACACCGAGGTCCAGGTCGAGCAGGATGGCGGCTATCTCAGCGTGGTGCGGGGGCCCGATCTCGACACCCTCGTGCAAGGTCTGAACCGTATGGGAATGAGG
- the flgA gene encoding flagellar basal body P-ring formation chaperone FlgA, whose protein sequence is MTRLLPGGLLALALSCALMPAVAPALAQSAAARQRPIADTVSGMDMPPAPAPAPVPAAPAAPVASQISLPVAATNIAPGETITAAMLAEKAFPASMANQYPLAVNHGQLVGKVARRPLAAGNAIPVAAVAEAQLVTRGVATELRFEQDGLSIRALGVPLESGSLGAMVKLKNADSGKVVAGIVQADGSVKVSAP, encoded by the coding sequence ATGACACGGCTGCTGCCGGGGGGGCTGCTTGCCCTCGCCCTTTCCTGCGCCCTGATGCCGGCCGTCGCGCCCGCTCTGGCGCAGAGCGCCGCCGCCCGCCAGCGGCCGATCGCCGACACGGTGTCGGGCATGGACATGCCTCCCGCGCCGGCCCCGGCTCCGGTGCCGGCCGCGCCGGCGGCTCCCGTGGCGTCGCAGATCAGCCTGCCCGTCGCCGCGACCAATATCGCGCCGGGCGAGACCATCACCGCCGCCATGCTGGCGGAGAAGGCTTTTCCTGCCAGCATGGCCAACCAGTACCCGCTAGCGGTCAATCATGGCCAGCTCGTCGGCAAGGTGGCGCGCCGCCCGCTTGCCGCCGGCAACGCCATCCCGGTCGCGGCGGTGGCCGAGGCGCAACTGGTGACGCGCGGCGTCGCCACCGAACTGCGCTTCGAACAGGACGGGCTCAGCATCCGCGCGCTCGGCGTGCCGCTGGAATCCGGCTCGCTCGGCGCCATGGTGAAGCTGAAGAATGCCGACAGCGGCAAGGTCGTCGCCGGCATCGTGCAGGCCGACGGCTCGGTGAAGGTGAGCGCGCCATGA
- the flgG gene encoding flagellar basal-body rod protein FlgG yields MKALAIAATGMSAQQTNVEVIANNIANINTTGFKRARAEFSDLLYQAERAQGVPNADGGLPIPEGALIGLGVRTLGVRNLHQQGPLAQTGNPLDMAINGRGWFQITGPTGETLYTRAGSFSKGPAGELVTNDGYVVQPAITFPAETTEIVINETGNIYAKTAGQADPQLLGQLSLANFANDGGMEPIGNNLYRETAASGQPVTGVAGDAGFGKIHQGYLEGSNVDPVKEITELITAQRAYEMNSKVIQAADEMAATVAKGIR; encoded by the coding sequence ATGAAAGCACTGGCCATCGCCGCCACCGGCATGAGCGCGCAGCAGACCAATGTCGAGGTGATCGCGAACAATATCGCGAACATCAATACCACCGGCTTCAAGCGCGCGCGGGCGGAGTTCTCCGATCTGCTCTACCAGGCCGAGCGCGCCCAGGGCGTGCCCAATGCCGATGGCGGGCTGCCCATTCCGGAGGGGGCACTGATCGGCCTCGGCGTGCGCACGCTCGGCGTGCGCAACCTGCACCAGCAGGGCCCGCTCGCCCAGACCGGCAATCCGCTCGACATGGCGATCAACGGGCGGGGCTGGTTCCAGATCACCGGCCCGACCGGCGAGACGCTGTACACGCGCGCCGGCTCCTTCAGCAAGGGACCGGCCGGCGAACTCGTCACCAATGACGGCTATGTCGTGCAGCCGGCCATCACCTTTCCCGCCGAGACCACCGAGATCGTCATCAACGAGACCGGCAACATCTACGCCAAGACCGCCGGGCAGGCCGACCCGCAACTGCTCGGCCAGCTCAGCCTCGCCAATTTCGCCAATGATGGCGGCATGGAGCCGATCGGCAACAATCTCTACCGCGAGACGGCGGCCTCGGGCCAGCCGGTCACCGGCGTGGCGGGCGATGCCGGCTTCGGCAAGATCCACCAGGGCTATCTCGAAGGCTCGAATGTCGATCCGGTGAAGGAAATCACCGAACTCATCACCGCGCAGCGCGCCTATGAGATGAACTCCAAGGTGATCCAGGCCGCCGACGAGATGGCGGCGACGGTGGCCAAGGGCATCCGCTAA